A stretch of DNA from Bradyrhizobium algeriense:
GTCCATCAGGCTGCCAAAGCCGCGAAAGACCGGGATCGCGCCGTAGAAAATGTCGGTGCCGTCAGGCGTCGTCATGGCAGTGAGACCCCCCGGGGTTCCAGCTTTCCAGCAGATACGGTCGATTTTGAAATCCGGTTCGCGACAGATCGTCCTACCCCTTCGCCAGCCCCCGCAGCACCAGCTGATTGAGCCGGCTGGCAAACGCGGCCGGGTCTTCCGGCAACTCGCCGTCGAGGATCTGCGCCTGCTCCAACAGCAGGAACGACAGATCTTTGGCCGCCTCCTTGTCGCCGGCAATCGCCGCGACCAGGGGATGGCGCATGTTGATCTCCAGGATCGGCCTGGTGGTGGGCGCCTTGTTCTGCATCGCCAGCAGCCGTTCGAGCATGCGGTCATGCGCGTCGCCGCCGGCAACGAGACACGACGCGCTCGCCGTCAGCCGCTGCGAGGCGCGCACGTCGGAGACGCGCTCGCCGAGCGCGTCCTTGATCAGCGCAATCGTCGTGGCTTCATCTGCGCCGGAATCTTCCTTCTTGTCCTCGGCCTTGTCATCCAATAGCGGGATCAGGGCGAAATCGATATCGCCCTGGCTCAGCGACTTCAGCGGCTTGCCGCCGAAATCGAGCTGGCCTGAGGTCCAGAACGCATCGACCGGATCGGTCAGCAGCAGCACCTCGATGCCGCGGGCGGTTGCCGACTCCAGTTTCGGGTTCGCCTTCAGCCGTTCGATGCTGTCGCCGGTCAGGTAATAGATGTCGGTCTGGTTCGGCTTGAGATCTTCGACATATTGCTTGAGCGCGCGCTTCTCGCCCTTGGTCGTGGTGAAGCGCGACAAGCCCAACAATTTCTCGCGGCGCTCAAAATCCTCCCAGATGCCTTCCTTGATCACGGGGCCGAACGCGTCCCAGATTTTGACGAACGCTTCCGGCTCCTTTTCACCGAGGCTTTCCAGCTCCGATATCACGCGGCCGGTGACGGCTTTGCGGATCTGGGTGAGTTGCGGATTGTTCTGCAGCATCTCTCTGGAGATGTTGAGCGGCAGATCCTCGCTGTCGATCACGCCGCGGATGAAGCGCAAATAAGCCGGCAAGACATCGGCGTCGTCGGCGATGAAGACACGGCGGACATAAAGCTTGACCTTGCCCTTGCGCGCCTGATCGAACAGATCGAACGGCTTGGTCGACGGCGCGAACAGCAGCACCGCATAGGACTGCCGACCCTCGGCGCGATAATGCAGCGTCATCGCCGGCTCGTCGAAGGCGCCGGCGATCTGTTGATAGGCCTGCTTGTAGTCCTCCGGCGAGAGCTCCGATTTCGGCCGCTGCCATAGCGCGCTGGCCGAGTTGATCTGGCGCGGCTCGCCCTCCTCCGGCACCAGTTCGATCGGGAACTGGATGTTGTCGGACCAGGCGCGGACGATGCGCTCGATCTCGTGCGTCTCGAGATATTTCGCTGCATCCTTCTTCAGATGCAGGACGATCTCGGTTCCGCGCGTGACGCGGGCGGCTTCCTCGTCGCTGGCCGGCGCGATTTCAAACCCGCTGCCGCCCGAGGACGACCAGACAAAAACTTGATCGGAACCGGCGCGGCGGCTGGTGACGACGATGCGCTCGGCGACCATGAACGCCGCATAGAAGCCGACGCCGAACTGGCCGATCAGATTGGTGCCGTCCTTGGCCTCGGTCAGGCGGGAGAGAAAGGATTTTGTGCCGGAGCGTGCGATGGTGCCGAGATTGTCGATCAGTTCCTGCCGGTCCATGCCTATGCCGCTGTCGACGACGGAAAGCGTATTGGCCTTCTTGTCCGGCGCGATGCGGATTTTGGGCGGCGCGCCGTCCGTGATCAGCTCAGGCGCCGATATCGCCTCATAGCGCAGCTTGTCGCAGGCATCCGATGCGTTTGAAATCAGCTCACGCAGGAAGATGTCGGTCTCCGAATAGACCGAGTGCACCATCAGATTCAGAAGCTCGGCGACCTCGGCCTGGAACGGCTGGGATTCGGGCGCAGTGGTGGTGGTCATACGGGGCTCGCAGGGAACAGGGCCAAAGGAAAGCCCTGATATAACGATGCCATCCGGGGTGGCAAGCTTTGCCGGGCCCCGCCAGACGCCTGTGCCCGCCCCCTTACCGCTCGATAAAAGCGCGTTGGAATTGATCTAGAATCGGCTTGAACAGATAGCTCAGCATGGTCCGGCTGCCGGTCTGCATGAACACTTCCGCGGGCATGCCCGAGGAGAGCTGCAGCCCGGCCAGCCGCCGGCGCTCTTCTTCCGGCAGCATGATCCGGACCGTGAAATAGGACATGCTGGTCTGCTGGTCGCGGGTGGTGTCGGGCGAGACATACGACACCTGACCGATCAACTGCGGCGTTACCCGCTGGTTGAAGGCCGAGAAGCGGACGAAAGCCTGCTGGCCTTTCCGCACCTGGTCGATGTCGTTCGGCTGCAACCGCGCCTCGATCTGCAGATCATCGGAATCCGGCACCACCTCCATGACGGTGTCGCCGGCGCGAATGACGCCGCCGATGGTGTGCGCGTTTAGCTGATGGATCACACCCGACGTCGGCGCGCGCATCTCGATGCGCTCGAGGACATCGCGCGCTGCGACGCTTCGTTCGCTGAGTTCTGCTTCCTTGCCCTGCGCCTCGCCGAGCTCCTTGACCACTTCCGTCCGCACATCCTGGTCGAGCCTGACCATCTGAAGCTTCGCCTCGTCGACCTTTGTTTTGGTCTCGGCGATGGTTGAGATCAACTGGCCACGTTCACCTTCTATCCTGGCGCTCTCGCGCTGCAAGGCGGTGAGCCGCGCGATTGGCACGAGGCGCTTGTCGAACAGCTCCTGCACGCCCGTGAGTTCGCCGGTGATCAGTTCCAGTTGCTTGGCCTTGGATGCGACCTGCGCCTCCAGGCCCACGATCTCCTCGCCAAGCTGCGATACCTTGCTCTTGAGCAGCTCCTTCTGACTCTCGCGTGCCGTCACCCGCGCCCTGAACAGCGACGCCTCCGAAGCAAGCAGCGTCTTGACATTGGGGTCGTCCAGCCGCGCCGACATTTCCGGCGGAATCGCCGGCCGGGGCTGACCGTCGCGCTCGGCGACCAGCCGCGCGATCTTCGCCCGCATATCGTCGAGCTGCTTGCTGACCACCTGAAGGCTGGCCTGCGCCTGCGTCGCGTCCAGCCGCAGCAGCAGATCGCCGGCGGTGACCCGCATGCCGTTATGGACCGGGATCTGCGCGACCACGCCGCCGGT
This window harbors:
- the htpG gene encoding molecular chaperone HtpG; translated protein: MTTTTAPESQPFQAEVAELLNLMVHSVYSETDIFLRELISNASDACDKLRYEAISAPELITDGAPPKIRIAPDKKANTLSVVDSGIGMDRQELIDNLGTIARSGTKSFLSRLTEAKDGTNLIGQFGVGFYAAFMVAERIVVTSRRAGSDQVFVWSSSGGSGFEIAPASDEEAARVTRGTEIVLHLKKDAAKYLETHEIERIVRAWSDNIQFPIELVPEEGEPRQINSASALWQRPKSELSPEDYKQAYQQIAGAFDEPAMTLHYRAEGRQSYAVLLFAPSTKPFDLFDQARKGKVKLYVRRVFIADDADVLPAYLRFIRGVIDSEDLPLNISREMLQNNPQLTQIRKAVTGRVISELESLGEKEPEAFVKIWDAFGPVIKEGIWEDFERREKLLGLSRFTTTKGEKRALKQYVEDLKPNQTDIYYLTGDSIERLKANPKLESATARGIEVLLLTDPVDAFWTSGQLDFGGKPLKSLSQGDIDFALIPLLDDKAEDKKEDSGADEATTIALIKDALGERVSDVRASQRLTASASCLVAGGDAHDRMLERLLAMQNKAPTTRPILEINMRHPLVAAIAGDKEAAKDLSFLLLEQAQILDGELPEDPAAFASRLNQLVLRGLAKG
- a CDS encoding HlyD family type I secretion periplasmic adaptor subunit encodes the protein MRGFDHVHADERVARQRFGGTDDDVAAPQGQALILELQRLRQAFEQDQRPPLRRPANDEPGPGARRSRQARPKRSKKKGKMGRVLDWLGPFGSQSEVLDPEPPAPRGGRSAREPQFMAPPPASGMRGPAGNAPSSNAPLGNAPSSNSWRNERQARGPIIAPDDPSLMNMPRSRPEVLSIDDTRLPPRIEAPQLAPPSPAGPVPRERSVTGVVRNGLTAGVAFLANRDGSADVAGAPGESIVVRAARAFEGELRTGLRALIVVGGLAGGWMALVPLSGAVVVPGNLVVQSNVKAIQHPTGGVVAQIPVHNGMRVTAGDLLLRLDATQAQASLQVVSKQLDDMRAKIARLVAERDGQPRPAIPPEMSARLDDPNVKTLLASEASLFRARVTARESQKELLKSKVSQLGEEIVGLEAQVASKAKQLELITGELTGVQELFDKRLVPIARLTALQRESARIEGERGQLISTIAETKTKVDEAKLQMVRLDQDVRTEVVKELGEAQGKEAELSERSVAARDVLERIEMRAPTSGVIHQLNAHTIGGVIRAGDTVMEVVPDSDDLQIEARLQPNDIDQVRKGQQAFVRFSAFNQRVTPQLIGQVSYVSPDTTRDQQTSMSYFTVRIMLPEEERRRLAGLQLSSGMPAEVFMQTGSRTMLSYLFKPILDQFQRAFIER